A portion of the Oncorhynchus keta strain PuntledgeMale-10-30-2019 unplaced genomic scaffold, Oket_V2 Un_contig_8038_pilon_pilon, whole genome shotgun sequence genome contains these proteins:
- the LOC127926668 gene encoding uncharacterized protein LOC127926668, which yields MSFIHLDRPDCPEAHRPEAHHPDRKLTARKLITRTGSSPPVHCGHVAMVTRVTKNMSAKAKQSNKSADKNANDRNDVASKESDAEKANPQWKLISHEQINTLLDLTVEQVQFQFEEILGLKNYQTCLKEASLLDYFVSGFWWTREMNYTCQQISFIMALLQFLLDNISEKQMPFVDNLNEFAKMISGTRQSPSPEVDSLFDAEQAMSITDYLKCSLFQNYQLYEFLFSQPREELLLGKKVRLPASLCPYVC from the exons ATGAGCTTTATCCATCTCGATAGACCAGACTGCCCAGAAGCTCACCGCCCGGAAGCTCATCACCCGGACCGGAAGCTCACCGCCCGGAAGCTCATCACCCGGACCGGAAGCTCACCGCCCGTCCACTGTGGACATGTTGCCATGGTAACACGTGTGACTAAAAACATGTCTGCAAAAGCAAAACAAAGCAACAAGTCAGCGGATAAAAATGCAAACGATAGAAATGACGTTGCGTCCAAA GAAAGTGATGCTGAAAAAGCCAACCCTCAATGGAAACTTATTTCCCATGAACAAATCAACACGCTGTTGGATTTGACAGTGGAACAAGTGCAATT CCAGTTTGAAGAAATACTTGGTTTGAAGAACTACCAGACGTGTCTGAAGGAGGCTTCCCTGTTGGACTACTTTGTCTCTGGCTTCTGGTGGACCAGGGAGATGAACTACACCTGTCAACAGATCTCATTCATCATGGCTCTACTGCAGTTCTTACTGGACAACATCAGTG AGAAGCAGATGCCGTTTGTTGATAACCTGAATGAGTTTGCCAAGATGATATCAGGAACGCGCCAGTCTCCTTCTCCAGAGGTCGACTCACTGTTTGATGCTGAGCAGGCCATGTCCATCACTGACTACCTGAAGTGCAG TCTCTTTCAGAACTACCAACTCTATGAGTTTCTCTTCAGCCAACCTAGAGAGGAGCTGCTCCTTGGGAAGAAGGTGAGACTGCCTGCGTCATTGTGTCCGTATGTATGTTGA